From a region of the Corvus cornix cornix isolate S_Up_H32 chromosome 2, ASM73873v5, whole genome shotgun sequence genome:
- the CSRNP1 gene encoding cysteine/serine-rich nuclear protein 1, which yields MSGVLKRKYEELGDDSTYCSSSSCSPLSSSASSGWDTDEENSRGEPKPSSALTSSFTPTSILKKSKRLKKNNVEFDRVTVFYFPRCQGFTSVPSRGGCTLGMVSKHSSSRQFTLAEFSKEQENVRRGKLEEKLKEEKLEALKWKLTMNGTKESEEANQLTIEDISDDDIDVSNVDLEDGFFLQPYPAKKRRALLKAVGVKKIDKEEKRELHNIRLSREDCGCDCREVCDPETCSCSLAGIKCQMDHTSFPCGCTKDGCGNTEGRIEFNQARVQTHFIHTIMKLELEKQQQSSEKVAEAEPPFRERLPPLGCVAGKGSLEEHAVPLAPAFQFSPDLEALGENSCSSDMTDSSISSHPSEDLEEPYESLPSDKSQSDVDDDGLARILHFNDSDAEEESGRGQDDLSCFHPTDFFIEDHGSEAKPVPGHLSHLSECLDENANQDSGGLLEDAAHVRCEGLSCCASSSTEPCSKSYADLSLSSDSLDFFQSFSDYNLGPLYNSLKEYENLDNFSALQFQLPNFPGFPQAGDQGSCFLESLIGLSESVPETPAPFTDNQLLEDAIKSSLMETVKV from the exons ATGAGCGGAGTATTGAAAAGGAAGTACGAAGAGCTGGGGGATGACAGCACCtactgctcctcctcctcctgctcccccctctcctcctcagcaTCCTCAGGCTGGGACACTGATGAGGAGAATTCCCGTGGGGAGCccaagcccagctctgccttaACGTCCAGCTTCACCC CCACATCTATCCTGAAGAAATCCAAGAGACTAAAGAAGAACAATGTGGAGTTTGACCGGGTCACTGTGTTTTACTTCCCACGCTGCCAGGGCTTCACGAGTGTGCCTAGCCGTGGGGGCTGTACCCTGGGGATGGTGAGCAAACACAGCTCCTCCCGGCAGTTCACGCTGGCAGAGTTTtcaaaggagcaggaaaacGTCCGTCGGGGCAAACTcgaagagaaattaaaagaggaGAAGTTGGAAGCGTTGAAATGGAAA CTAACCATGAACGGCACGAAGGAGTCCGAAGAGGCCAACCAGCTCACCATCGAGGACATCTCCGACGACGACATCGACGTCAGCAACGTGGACCTGGAGGACGGCTTCTTCCTGCAGCCCTACCCCGCCAAGAAGAGGCGCGCGCTGCTGAAGGCCGTGGGGGTGAAGAAGATCGACAAGGAGGAGAAGCGGGAGCTGCACAACATCCGCCTGTCGCGGGAGGACTGCGGCTGTGACTGCCGTGAGGTCTGCGACCCCGagacctgcagctgcagcttggcAGGCATTAAATGCCAG ATGGATCACACCTCCTTCCCCTGCGGCTGCACCAAGGACGGCTGTGGCAACACCGAGGGCAGGATCGAGTTCAACCAGGCCCGCGTGCAGACACATTTTATCCACACCATCAtgaagctggagctggagaagcagcagcagagcagcgAGAAGGTAGCGGAAGCTGAGCCCCCGTTCCGGGAGCGGCTCCCGCCGCTGGGATGCGTGGCAGGGAAGGGCTCCTTGGAGGAGCATGCAGTGCCGCTGGCACCTGCCTTCCAGTTCAGCCCCGACCTGGAGGCCCTGGGGgagaacagctgcagcagtgacatGACAGactcctccatctcctcccaccccagcGAGGACCTGGAGGAGCCCTACGAGAGCCTCCCCTCCGACAAATCCCAGTCAGACGTGGATGACGACGGCTTGGCGCGCATCCTCCACTTCAACGACTCAGATGCCGAGGAGGAGAGCGGGCGTGGCCAGGATGACCTCAGCTGCTTCCACCCCACCGACTTCTTCATTGAGGACCACGGCAGCGAGGCCAAGCCTGTCCCTGGCCACTTGTCCCACCTCTCGGAGTGCCTGGATGAGAATGCCAACCAGGACAGTGGGGGTTTGCTGGAGGATGCAGCCCACGTGAGGTGTGAGGGGCTGTCCTGCTGCGCCTCATCCTCCACTGAGCCCTGCTCCAAGAGCTATGCCgatctcagcctttcctctgaTTCCTTGGATTTCTTCCAGTCCTTCTCAGACTATAACTTGGGACCCCTTTACAACTCCTTAAAGGAGTACGAGAACCTGGATAACTTCTCAGCATTACAGTTTCAGTTGCCTAATTTCCCTGGCTTCCCGCAAGCCGGAGATCAGGGCTCCTGTTTCTTGGAGTCCCTCATTGGTTTGTCCGAATCCGTCCCTGAAACCCCAGCCCCTTTCACAGACAATCAACTTTTGGAGGATGCCATCAAGTCATCGCTGATGGAGACAGTGAAAGTGTGA